Sequence from the Carassius gibelio isolate Cgi1373 ecotype wild population from Czech Republic chromosome A7, carGib1.2-hapl.c, whole genome shotgun sequence genome:
ccccatttttttaaaatgcttttaatcatacagaatgagttttttttttttttttttttttttgagaaagtaaaaatgcacaaagtttcctgtgagggttaggtttagggttggtgtagggcgataaaatatacagtttgtacagtataaaaaccattacgcctatggaatgtccccactTTCCACAAAAAGGTCTGGATTGTGTCACGAAAAGAAAAACACTGGCGCTAGTCTTGTTGTCAAGGACAAGCAGCTGACCGactatacaaaaatacaaaaatgaggCCAGCAATTTGATGGAATGTACAGGAAAAGGAAATCAGAAACATCAGCCGTGCTACATGGTTTAACAATAGAAATCTGAATCTTATAAGGTAAAGTGGGAAATGTTGTCAAAGTACTTGACTGATCAGCATCTTCCTATGACAGAAGGACAGATTACTGTTCAGTCCCTCTCTCTCTGATACACAGCCTCTTACTTCCTCTCCATTTCTCCCTCTCAATTGTGTATACTTTCTCATCTGGTTTTTCAACCACATTGAGCACTCTTGCATTCTCTTTCTCACCATCATCTCTGGAGCATCAGTACATCAATAAAGGGCAAACCCCTAATTTCAATAATGCCCTCACTCCATTTCtgcctttatctctctctctctctgtctctctctcagtttcTCTCTTCCGTGTTGGTGAAGTGCTAATGGCAGTGTATGGGTGAACAAATGCTACATTATTGGCAGACAGGCAGCTGGGAGGGAGGGCTGTTTTAGGATTCAGCCAGAGAAGCACTCTGCTGCAGAAGCCTGGGACTCCAGGGACAGTGCTGGATTAGTGGTCAGATATGGTGACACATCCTTCAATTCAATGTGAATAAATATGTTTGTATTCGTTTTGAAGGACACATTATAGTATTAGAAAATGGATCTACAAAGATCTTGCTAATgtcctaaagggatagttcacccaaaaattaaaattaccccTTGATTTACTCATACTCAAGTTCTTAAAACGTTTatttttgtatagcactttttaaaatacaaatcattacaaagcaactttacagaaaattacgtttctacgatatttagtagtagcttatcagtggtgactgtcagtttgtgcgcatatgacaggaattttcagaaaaaataatacaagacatagtcaaccagaacattattaacagcaattcttatatgatgcaatcacacttgtagccatatttgttagttctgtttgttgtttcagggttagcatcatctggggtcctctgatgggttggcataaaaaaataaaataaaataaacttgaatagcctaggtgtatatggctttcttctttcatacaaATTCAATCTgagtaatattaaaaaataaaatgtcctggctcttccaaccTTTATAATGACAGTGAATGGGTCATCGAGAttttgaagaaaaagaaaatgcatccatccatcctaaAAAGTACTCCACATAGCTCAGGGGTTTAATAAAGGCCCCCTGGAGTAAAAAGATGAATTTgtgtaaacaaaatatatatatatatatatatatatatatatatatatatatatatatatatatatatatatatatatatatatatatatccatatttaaaagttTTCCTTTGCTTTGAACAGAACTTGTGCGTTCAACAGTTAGCAGAGGATAGAGATAGAGAAGGTTTATATAGTTTtacatatggatatttttcttacacaaatctattcacttcagaaggcctctATTAAACGCCCAGAGCCATGTGGgaatcttttttttatgatggatgctGTTTATTTGGCTTCAAAATCTCCCTCATTCACTGCCAtaataaagcttggaagagccagggcaCATTTTTTGTACTATAACTCCGACTGTAttggtctgaaagaagaaagtcatacacctGTGGCTTGAGGGTGAACAAATCATGAGGTAATTaagatttttgagtgaactatccctttaatgacctTAACATGGAAGTCATACTACTTATACTTGTGATAATAGGTGgtgttgttattataataataataataataattattattattattattttttttttatttttttttttttttttattattattattattgaccaaTATTTTAGCGTATattgtctattttttatttagattttatttagctCTCTGGATATCCAAACCAAGGCCAACAGACAATGTCTATAGGTAGTTTCCTGTCAGATTCCATAATgacatttagaaaatgtttttaatatgtctatgtttttaaatgtatttaaaactgacatcttaaagatgTCTATTATACAGGAGATGCTTTCCATATAAAGTGATTTTTAACAGACATCTTAGAGACATGCAGTAGGTGGGCTATCTGGATGGCTAATGAGAATCGTAGACCAGCTAGAAACCAGCATATTCCAAAATAGTTACTAGATCTGGATTTTCCAACAGGGAGGAGAAGAAACGCAGATTACCTCGATGGTATTATTATTACCAGAGGCAAATGatggaacagagagagagagattaagggTGACCACCTAATCTGAGCTATCAGATTTACACTGATAAAATGAAATACTTCTGGTCATGACGCAACACCTGCTAATTTGATTGTCGCTTGTTGCTCTCGCAGAATAAACCGCATAGATCGCCgacgctttctttctttcttcagtgattTGCTTTGCAAGTCCGCTGGTACGGTTTTCCTCTTATTGGTCGAGCAGTATGCTGATTTGAGAGACAGGACGGTTAGTTTGCTCCCAAACACCGTCAGTCTGTCAGTGGTCTGGAAATGCCAAAGCGCCTCCTCGCTGCTCGCGAGCTCACGCACACAAAGCAGAGGGTTCCGGTAGCGCGAGCTGGAACGATCCACTGATGCCGCATCTTCGGTTAGGTGTTTAACTGCTCCTTAAAAACGTCGAGGAGAATTCCTTGTCCTCAgacgtttcttttttttcttctttctttctttttttttttttttcttttttttttttcttttttttttggtttgcggATTTAGACACGGGATTGTTTTGTGATGGGTGGCGGAAACGAATCGcggattttttctctttttatagaGACCAAAGTGAGCAGATTTCCCACTGTTGATAGTAAGTTTTATCTTGATAGGAAGCAATCGGAGGAACAGAGGATTATTTAGGGGCAAAGGATACTTACTCAAGAGAATAGTACTTTTCACACACAGTTTTCCCAACAGAGAGTGGGTTTTCTGGTCCGCAACATTGGATTGTACATTTTGTTTGACTGACGCAGGCTCGTTTTGGAGTATCTTATTTGGAAATTTCGGTGCTTTTATTCTACATTTCGGGGAAGAAACTACATCTTATAAACAAGAAACCCGGATGAGACGAAGTTATGGATATGCCAATGAAATAAAACCTGTACCCCCAGGTCAAATGACCGCTATCATCTGTTCTCCGATCTGACCACTCTGTTTATGACATGGAAAAACGGGGACTCCACAGCGtcctttattatttaattctgaATGCGCCCCTGCTATTCTGTGTAAATGGTGAGTATAaacttgaatatattttagtCTCTCCCATGTTGCGTATTTACTCAGCctgtaaggatttttttttttttttttttttttttttactcatgtgAAATTACGATATTGCACTTATTTaagtttcattgttttttatgtatttttattattgttattattataattattatgccaTATCGTTGCATATGGTACCTGTTATTATATGAATATGGGTAGTAAAAATAATAAGTTGTTATGATTGCTTGTGGAGAACTGACCATACTCTCATCTGAACCATGGGCTACTAAAGCCACATACAGTTCAAGACAACGCTTTTAAAACACCTAAGTGAATCTATATGGTGGGTTTCTTTTAACTATCTTTTTTCTTTATAAGCCACATTTACTGAAGTGCCCAAAGATGTGAGTGTCGGTGAGGGCGAGGACATAGAGATGCCGTGCGCTTTTCGAGCCGTCGGAGTCTCGCCGTTCTCTCTGGAGATTCAGTGGTGGTACCTCAAGGAAGCCGCTCCTAAAGAGCTCGCTCACGAACTGCAGATTAGCGCTCCGGCCAACAGAGCCAAGGTAAATGGGCTTCCTTTGTTCTCAAAGCCGCTTGAACGCAGGCAGTTATGATGTGGCAGGGCTTCACGTGTTCAGATGCCTCTATTGGATCCCTTGTGATGAGCGTTCTCAGTTAAAAGCACTGAGgcgattaattattaatttatgtcGTTGAATCGAGTTGGGATGGGTGACTGTGTGGGTGGGCATTCAGAAGAAGAATAGGACTGTGATGTCatgtttaattataaataaaaaaagaataataataaaataactggtACATGTTTACCAAGTCTTGATATGGTTTCTCGTACAAGGAACAATATCATAACATTCAATTGCTGACTCTCAAACCTAATCAAAGATAAAGTCTACTCAGCTTTGTCGATGGACCCTGAAGGTGTCCTTTATTGAAAGTGACATATGAAACACTAAGTAAGTTGAAACAGTAATACGAATCCTGTCGCATAGCAATATGAAAAATACCGCAAAACAGCACCAAAGCAAACTGTTGCTGTCCATGGTGCTACTGCAAGTGAACGGCCCTCTCGCTCATTATTATCTTCCAAGCGTCAAAAAAAGTTGAACATATTGTGACAAGAGCAGCCTAATGAAACTAATCATGTTGGCTACTCATGTTGTTTTGATGTGATCTATTACAGGTTGCCCACCGGGACGCCACGAAAATAAGCGTGAGTATTACAATCCGTATCCACACTaaccatattttttattcataacatTTTGTGATGTTTAGTAGAATCAGAATCTCGCTTGAcgaaagaaattaaaatatttaagtattaaaGTAAGTAGGGTAggctaattaataaaataatgctgtTGCGACGTTTTCCTCTAAAATGATCAAAGTGTGTGTACTAGAGAGAATGAGCACACAGATCAGTTgatatgactttttattttattttttattttttagaaatgaataaaaatagacGCTGCTCTGAATCTGTTTACATAACTTTAGGGGGAAACGTGGTTGAGTTTTTAAAAaggtcaaataaacaaataacttaGGATCTGACGTATTGCGGTTGTCCATAATCCAACTTTGCGAAATTTCAGCTAGCAATAAAACAGTTACTGAAAAAACGTTCAGTTTTTGTTATGTAATTAAAATGGTTTTCAAAGGGGTCAACTAGgctattgaaataataataacaataattataataaaactctAGTTCTATAAAAATTAGCCTATATAGGCCCACAAATTCTAGTTCAATAGGTAATTCTTAATTGGGACTCAGTCTTGTGAGGTTGGACTCGCAGAAATCATATTGCTCACGACTAGTAGGCTATGTTTGGTATACTATAGCCTGCGTGTGAGATGTGAatcagtaataaagtaataaacaaTGACAGACGGCTACTTGTGTTTCGCAAACGAAACGTTCGAAACTGTTCCTAACGCAAGGTTCTCTGGCGTACTGTTGCTATGGTGACCTCCCAGTGCGAACGCGAATTCGAAAAGATCTCTTGGCTACAGATGAAAATTTAAAACGAATGTGCTTACTGTAAGCAGCAACTTGCATATATAGGCTAATGTGTGGAATTTAGCATGTAAAATGTATGCTACTTTTGTAAGGCTCTCCAACTAACCAGCCTCATGCCCGATAATTCCGACAAGTTTTGTTTAGTAGTAAATAATACGAATAATAATTGACTGGGCTGCAAAAACTACACGTCAACAAAACCTGTTGTGACGTGTCATGTATGTCTCTTTGTGAGCAGACGGTGAGGGTCCAGGGCAACGCTATTTCCCACAAGCTCAGCCTATCGGGTGTGCGGAAGGAGGACGAGGGAGTGTATGAGTGTCGGGTTTTGGACTTGTACTCTGATGAGACTCAGGAATACAAGGTGCAGGCCACTCTGCGCGTGACACCGCGCGAGGGAATGCTGGCCGAGGAGGCTGTATCTCACATCCAGAACCGATGGCCACTGAGGAACAGCAACACAGCGACGGGTGGACGGGCCACTTCTGAGCCGGGCCAGGGTCAGGGGAAACCCCGCGTGCCTCCGCCGGTTGGAGTAGGACCCGCTCCTCCTTCAACGACTACAACGGGCTCTGCAGTCAAGTCGTCGGCTTCGCCTCGGCCGGGCAATTCATCTATCCTGAGACAACAACACGGATCCGGTGAGTGACAGTGCAACAGCGACACCGAGCGGTCTAGAGGGGGAAAATAATCAGGTGCTCGTGTTTGGTTGTGCTTTTatgtgtactgtatttatttatttaatggaatTATTTTGGAAGCCAGGGCGTAGCTGAATACGTCTGAAAACATACTTGGTGCGTAGCCTACGATAAAATGTGGCTTATATTGAAactatgtttgtttatttaattacatatacAGTTTAGGCATTTTATTCTGATATTATCCTTATAATATGAGTAagcatattttgtttttgaaataccTTCCAACAGAGAGGTTTCTGTATTttctaaatgtatgtgtgtgtgtaatggcaGTAGGCTGTTAATTTTTGTTGCTCTGCCCCTTAACCTCACCAAAGTTTAATTTAACTACACCTATTCATTTAGAATGTTTATTAGGCTGTTTTTCGCATGTGGACCATAGGCAGGCCTCCACAATCTAGGCaatttcagattttattattCCTGTGGGGATATTTGGAGTTGGCAAAACCTGTAGGCACATTGCTTTACTATCATGGTGGGATGTTCAattgatttttagttttttacagtGAGCTAACATTTTATTTCTCTTAGTCCTTAGCCTAACCCTCCCTGAACACTATTTGCATTTATAGATTTTAATTAAggaattatttattatgtttattaagcTGTTTTCCTCTTGGGCACAGTTGGCTGCACCCCTCAGGACTGGTGATTTCAGGATTTACTATCACGGTGGGGACATTTAGTCGCCACACTGTAGGCTGTTGTTGTGACCCATACCCCCACTATTCAATGAAGCACATCTCAGAATTATCATGATTGCTAGAAGGTAAAATTTGTCACCATGCCATATCAAATCTCTGGCCGCTCAGTAGGCAgttgaaaatgttgtgttttctgtgtgtgatgttttatttatcatgcactctTATGCTGTGTAAATGAAAATGCaagagagaaaagctgttgacACCATGTCTGTCTTAAGCAGGAAGTGCCATTGTAATCTGTCCTGCCTCTGTGCAAAGTCTCGACCCTCCATGTCTCTTAATGACCATGGTGCAATGTGACAGAGAGGTTATCAAGATATCACCTTGTCTCTTTGACTCTTGACTCAAGATCAGGGCCTCTATTTATTGGGGGCTTCATTGGGGATTTAGAGGGTTGGGTGTGTTCTGTCACTGAAGACAACAGAGGCtgagccagaggagcttgtttGTGACAGGGATGCATTATCCTGCAGTGACTCCTATACACTGTGGACTGGACTGATACAGTGAGGTTTACAGTTATAGTGGAAGGTAACTACCCAGTGAAGTCTCATGAAAGACCCCTGTTGTCAGTATGTTCTTGGACTTCATTGGTGAGCAAAACAAGATGTCATCCAATTAATCATGTTTTAATGCTGGTAACATTTCTTCTTATGGGAAATTAAGTCAAATTTTAGGTTCTCATAACAAgctatgtatatatgtatgtttaagaTGCTACAATCCTTTCAATCCAGCAAAATATCCTTATTATGTgtagctttattttatgtttaaaggggggggggggggtgaaatgctatttcatgcatactgagttttttacactgttaaagagttggattcccatgctaaacatggacaatgtttcaaaaatttatttgtacgtttgaaggatgatttttgttccaaaaatactccttccggtttgtcacaaattTCGGATTTGGGTCCTaaaggcacgtctgccggaagagcgcgcgctcccgtatagcggagcactgagagcacagacattcactgatcagagcgagagcgtcgcgaaatgtcacaaaagaagtgtgtttttggttgccaggtcaagacaaccctgcacagattaccaaaaaaaacagcattaagggaccagtggatggagtttatttttacagagcatcaacggagttgtgcaagtgtttgtgtttgttccctgcatttcgaagatgcttgttttacaaacaaggcccagtttgatgccggatttgcacatcgtttatttcttaaggataatgcagtaccaacgaaaaagggtcacgatcgtgtgttggaaccgcatgcggtgagtaaaactgcttcaaatatctttgtgttgttaacttagcaatcggcgcgtaagcacatcaagtaaacaacatgcgatgttgtcatcaaactgcactttccacatgtacagctaaaaaaaaaaaaaaaaaaaaagacgacataaagtggaacttagtcattttccaaaaccgctaagcaaatatatacagttttagtacataccacatagagacgttgttgctgatgctgctcttgttaaatttcagcctctggatctgtgtcacagcttccaaacgctctcaacgcaaaagcctactcgcgctcgtgattctttagctccgcccacacgttacgcctccagccggttgtgtttttccgggaaaaatcggtacagactatctttctcttatgaatataataaaactaaagactttttggagttatgaaggatgcagtactactctataggtactcaagattaacaggatattgagtgaaaacgagcatttcagcCCCCCTTTAATGTACAATCTTCAGAAAAATTATTCTAAACTGTACCAAATTAGGGTTCTTCTGCTTGAATCAATAGCAGAACCCATTTTGGTGCTAAATAGAAACATAAATACATAGAGAAGTAATACacaaaatagaaacagaaaaaatGTGTAATCAAGAATTTCCAGtgaaatattttcacaattaTCTACGATGCCTTCAAAGCGGTGGTTCAACcaaaaattgtaaccattatCATTTAATTACTCTCAAgttcttccaaacctgtaagaggtttttttttttttttttatcaatatttaaaaaaataataataataacaataaaaaaaataataataatccatgcTTTTAAACAGGCTACAGCAAAGTTCCCTgtacaaacaaaattaaattgtCAAATGTATgtttagttgtttttaattatttcttgTTGAAGATGCTTAAGCAGCAGGATGCATTTGATCCTATATAAAAGAATGGCACATGCTGGAACCTTTGAGACAATGACAACCGTGTGTATATATagatgagtgtttgtgtgtgcgagtgaCTGTATGTGTGCCAACATGCTCAGCCAGCCTTATCTTTAGTGCAGCCAGACATGGAGGCAGCCATTTGGCGAGCATGTCGGACATTAAGAGGGCCAGTGCACTGATCCTCCACGGTACTGCATTCCAGGCTTTATTTCCCTCTCTCTACATTTTGGCTTGTCATACAAAATCATGAATTAACCTTTATTGTTATTGTCTTTAATGTATATTTGGGTAATTTACCTTTGCTACAAATACAAGCCAAGGGTTTCAAATCTCCACTGCATCTCCCTCATTTGACATTAATTGATCATTTGTGtaagttttctttaatttttgtGGGCTACCTTTGCAGTTGTTATGATGGAGAGCCCACATTACACTTCTGAATGTGGGAAGGGAGTTTTTGTGTCTGTCATTCACAGGGTCAggcaaatt
This genomic interval carries:
- the LOC128016698 gene encoding V-set and transmembrane domain-containing protein 2B-like is translated as MEKRGLHSVLYYLILNAPLLFCVNATFTEVPKDVSVGEGEDIEMPCAFRAVGVSPFSLEIQWWYLKEAAPKELAHELQISAPANRAKVAHRDATKISTVRVQGNAISHKLSLSGVRKEDEGVYECRVLDLYSDETQEYKVQATLRVTPREGMLAEEAVSHIQNRWPLRNSNTATGGRATSEPGQGQGKPRVPPPVGVGPAPPSTTTTGSAVKSSASPRPGNSSILRQQHGSGSGAMATTEPLLFFTLLLLHKLLPFLFAC